GAGCAACCATCTTTCTTGATCTCAATTTAATATCTTAGTGGTCCTGCAAGCAACAAGTTAGTGCTTGTTCTAGCACCGAGGTTGAGTATGGAAGTTTGGCTCAAACTTCTATTGAATTAACATGATTTTCTTCTTTGTGATAATCAAAGTGTTGTGTCTATAGCTCACAATCCGTGTTTCATAATCACAATAAACATATGGAGATTGATGTTTTCTTTGTGTGGAAATGATTATGGCCAAGCAGCTCTTCATCTATCATACTCCCTCTCTTGATCAATGGGCAGATGTGCTGACCAAGCCTTTATCTTCAGCTTGTTTTGCATTTCTTAGAGGCAACTCatgtgtatattttttttttcttttgaaaaatcttCTCCTTGAGTTTGAGGGGTTGTGTTAGAGTgaataattagttatattttGTATGATTTTCCGTTCCAGTGGTTAGCTTTTGTTGTATTTTGTAAACTTCTTATTATAGAAGTGTGAAAATTATCAACAACTCAGTTTGTTTCTATCATTCGTTTCCATTCAAGAGCTTTGGTTCTTGATTTAGATATAATTTACCCTCTGCTGTTGTGTTTCTTATCAAACAAAGCTAGGCCATTAGGTTAGAATTTGTAAATTATTACTGCTGAAAGACGGTTTATAATGTCCATGTATGTCATGTCACTAGGTCCTTTCCAGAATTTTTGCTGAAGGTAGGTCCTTTTTTGATAATTTACTTGctattgtattttctttgacaTGCATTATCCCCTTTCTAAATACCTATGAGACATATAACTGGGTTTTAATCAATATAAGGtagattttttataataaaaaaagttgtaaTAGAGCCTAACCAATTCCTTTCAGGGGCCCCCAGGGACTGGGAAGACTCAGACCATACTTGGGATTCTAAGTACCATTTTGCATGCAACTCCTACAAGAGTGCATTCAAAGTAAGCATAATATTTAGAATATCTCTGGAGTCTTCTATgtataaatttcattttttggtTTGAATTGTTGTCTTGAGCAAACCATTGTGTTAAGAGTGTGCCTGGTAGAAGTTAGATTTTGAAGAAAATTTTGCTTCTACCAAGCAATTTATGGTCATGTTTTTTCCTAATCTTTCTTTCTCTGTTTTCATACACTgtgtattgattttttttttcaaagcaGAACCTATGAGCTAAGGCAGGGACCACAATTACCTACTCAGGAGAAGTAAGATTTGCTTTGAGAATATTTAGGCTTTACTTGATCAAGAAAACTTCATGCCATGGATGTTGGTTTGTTCCTGTGATTCTGACatgatatttcttttaatttcccATATGAGCCATCTTTTAAGATCCTTATATGTTTTGTTCATTATTAGTTTCTTCTTGCTTTGTGATATACATGTTTGCTCTCTCGCTATACCTTCAAGTAGTTCATAAACAATGTTTTGAATCAAGTAGAAGTGCAACAATACGggtaaaatttgatttttgtattatatCATAAACAAAGAAAATAGCTTCAATTCAAGTTAAGTGCATATTTTCTTGGTTTCTCTTCACTTTAGCTAGTTTAACTTCACATTGACACAAGGAGAAGTTGGGAAAATTGTTTAAAGCTTATGACAGTTTTTGGACTTAGGCTTATACAAGTAAGAGATATGGATGATTACTTATGTGATATTTGTGTTGTTGAAGGATGATAAGAGAGACGGAACCTACTGACTGTTCTCCAAGGTtcaaataaagtatttttttattagaatattCATGAGTATGTTTTCAAGAAGTTATTCTAATTAAAGTACAATTCTAGATGATTGAAGTATTAGTCACATCACATAAGCTAGTTTATTTAGTTGAGATTATGAATGTAGGTCCATAGCAGAGTACCCTTCCAAACTAATAAAGTTGATTTTAACCTAAGTAATTCCCTCTTTCACCCTTCTTTGTGGAATTCAGTTTGATTAGATGATGTTGAACAAGTGCCTTGTAATATTTAGTTGCATAGTTTATATCTTGCAAAGTCACCTTGGGATGGTGACCACTTCAGTCCCAAAGATCAATTAAAATAGATTGAAGATGGTTTTTATATTATCTTTGTTAGTGTTGAAatgtaatgttattttattattgtttcttTTGTATGTACCCAACTTTAGGGTTAGGGTTGAAGGTAAATATCTTGCCTCTTTTGTAacctctctctctatatatacacacacattaATCTAAAGCACAATAGTGTAGGTTGAATACATTGTGATTTCTCCATCTTATTTATTCAATTGTTAGCCGAATGCACTTTTCATATTTCATCATGctagaaaattttattttcttttccctTTTCCTATGGCAGACAAAGACATTGGGGACTAGCATCTCCAGGGCTTAGTAGTGTTAATCCAAGAGATAGTCTAATGCCAAAAGACGGTGATAAGGGTTTTACCCAACTACTCAAAATGAACTAGTAAGTACTTTTTTATTGGTTGAAATTGTTGTCTtgcaaaataatatattctctAATGATGGGTTTTTATCAGAAACCTGAGGCTGTACCTTCAAGTTGTAAGTACCGTGTAGGAGTGCTAGTATGCACCCCATCAAACTCTGCCTTTGATGAGATTGTGTTGAGGGTTCTCAATGGAGGTATTAAGTTTCTTCAATGCATTTATCTGGGAAAAGGAGTTTTTCTTTATGCATTACATTCCCTTGCCATGATTTTCTCCCTCTTAGTTTTCTGTTTGGGGTGGGGTTTAAGATCTCAACTAGGACACGTTCACTAGGGAGGTGTCATTGTCATCTTGGTTGTGGCCAAGCCTTGTAATTAACTGTTAGCAATCATATTTTATCACGTCCATGTTTAGAAAATTATAACTGAAGTGTATAACATAAATGTAAGATGGTGTTAGAACCATGCTAAACAAATTTGTCCTAATGAAATTCAATTGGGCTATGCAATGTTGTCGTTTcacaatcaaattaaaaacagttttagagtAGACTGTCTAACGCAATGCTAGACTGTTTAACACTGAATAGATAGGGTCAGTTTATCCCAAGTCATCTTCCAACGGATTCAATAGTGAATCCAGTCAAAcagtgtttagggtttagggttcgcAATTAAAAGTTAGAAATAACATTAAAGTAAAGTAAAGAGGGGTTGAGATTGTTGTGCAGAAAATTAGAGTAGATGATTGAAAATACTAAGAACAGGTTGGGTCTCAAGTTCTTTCAACAATGAGTTCTTCCccagttaatatatatatatatatgtgtgtgtgtgcgcGCGCGCGCGTATCATTTATTCAATCTCAAAACAAGATTGAATTGACCAAACATGTGTTAGTCAAATCAATGAAATCTTAATGAAACATGCATCCAGTAATTCATTTAGTACCTTACTTGTCTCCATGTCTACTCATAAGGTTTTTAGTCTTTTACCTCTTGAATTATGCACTCAAAAGATTGTTCATAATAATGTAAACTAAACAAGAATTCCAATTCAAGAACAGAATTGAATCATCAACATGCACTAAAAAACAATTCCTGAAACAGAAATTAGAACTCAAAAAGATCAGACCATCTTGTGCAACTTGTTACAGTTGttgaagaataaaatattagttaCACAGAACCTCTAATTCATTGTGAAGTTACAAGAGAATTAAACCCATAAGAGTTTAGTCTTCCATGCAAAGGCAAACTggaagaattacaaagaagaaaataggaAAACTAAGAAAACTATGATGCTTTGTTCTACGAACGGATCCTAGAGTGGGACTCAGTTCGATTTGATTCCCATTGAAATGTGTAAGTATTTATAGGTTTCTGCAATGGAGCTCTGATCCATTCATAGTTCCATTTCTTTTTAGTAGTCTCCCCTTTTCCACATTTTAATAGAGGATTTTCCTCTGTTTTTTGCTACATTTCAACATAAATACTATTCTGGTCCTATTCAAATTATGTTGTGTATCACACTTCTAAAGTCCTAGAGTTTTTTCCCTAGTTTGATTGCATCACATGACAGAGAATATAAGCTGTTCCTGTTAATCAGTTTTATTGTGTTTCATCAAGGTAAAAAATAAGGATTATATTAATCTCATTAGTATTTGGTTCCTGAGTACCCCAATGTTTctccttttatttttcttctctggagaaaatttatcattatattCTTTTCTATTACTTTTGTCTTTTTGAAATTTcctgtgatttttttaaatgggTTTTTTCATGTTATGATCAAACAGATAAGAAGCTTCCCCTCTAGGGAGTTTTATAGAGACTCATTGCAAGATGGGGATGAGTTGAAATCACGGACAATACGTGCATGGCATGATTACCACTGCTTTGGCCCCTTCCGTTTCTTTGATATACACGAGGGAAAAGAGGCTCGACCATCTGGGAGTGGTTCATGGATAAATGTTGAAGAAGTTGACTTTGTTCTATTCTTGTATCAAAAACTGATTTCACTTTATCCGGCACTGAAGGCTGGTTAACCAAGTTGCAATTTTATCACCCTACAGTCAACAAGTCAAGCTATTCCAAAAACGTTTTGAAGAGACCTTTGGAATGTCGGCTGAGAAAGTAGTGGATATATGTACCGTTGATGGTTGCCAGGTAAACTAGCTTAATGTTTATTATATGATATCCTTCATGTTCATTCATGCTTTGCTTTTGATTATTTAACAGTAAATTATGCAAATActtgaaaaaggttttaattgtTTCCCATCTGGAATACAATAAGCCTGGCATTTGCAAGACTAAGATTGCGAGTGACTTAGACAACTGGTTATGAATATAACATGAACTGTTGCATTGCACCGTAGACGAGGCTTCATGTGTAATTTTGCttgattatattttaaattttaaaaaacttcaGAATCTGGAGAAATAAATCTTGGTGAATTGAAGAGTgtgtattttataatatttctttCATTTCAAAGTGTTGTTACTTTAAGGCTTGGCATATAATTCTCTCTTTCGGGGACGGGAAAAGGACATTGCAATATTGTCATGTGTCTGGGCAAGCAAAGATAAAGGCATAGGATTTGTGGAAGACATCCGACGATTGAATGTTGGGATCACTAGAGCAAAGTCAGGTGTGCTGGTTCTTTGTCTTTTTGTTAATGTGATGAGTTCATGAATTGCATTTGGTTCATACACCTGAATATCGAtccatttttttatgttgttgatATAGGTGGTTGGATTGGGTCTGCCTCAACATTAAGGAAGAGTGATCAATGAAACAAGCTAGTGGAAAGTGCAGAGAAAATTCGTAGAGAAGTTATTTATACGTCTACTATTATCAATACATTGAATTTGATCCATCAAAACAAGAATTTTAATTGAGCCCGATTGATCAGAATTTGCACGCTATATTAGTACGTGTTCCTTTTATCTATAATGTTTACATAAATATTCGTTTGTTGGTCCACCAGAATCTATGCACAATACATCCCTAGTTAGATTATGGAGccaagaattttttattttttacaccTAGCTGAAGACGAACTAAACAATTTTCTTCTGCAGGCTTCTTAACCATATTCATCATTCTTCAGTGATGAAAGTCTGTCCTCCATACAAACAAAGGTGGCCGAACCATCTCAGGTGATTGGACCTGATACGGTAGATAATGATGTGCAGCCTAACAATGCTGCAACATTTGATGATCAAGCACAAGCTGAGGACAATGACGAGATGATGACGACGTGGACATGAATGATGCAGGTTTTGATGAGGATTAGGTTTAGTTGTGTTGTTGAGCATATATAGCTGTAATTTATGTTGTTTATCTGTCAAGAGGACAAggaaaataatagtattaatttaATGCAGAGAAGGACACTGGTATTTGATCACGAAGACTGAGGCAAAAGTGACTACTAACGTGGTATTTATTAACCGCAACTGAAACTGTTCAGCTTTGGACATGTTAGGTTTGTTCTTAGACCTTAGTCTCTTCTGCCACTGAATAAAATTCTGTATGCTTTAGTACCAAATGACAAGTTTGAGGATAAAAGCAATTTGAATGTTACGTTAATGTTGGTATTAGACTATTAAAAGTGAAACTGTTATTAAAAAGCACtctcaataatatatattttcataactTTCAATGCATTCTTCTTAACGTGCTTTATTTCTCTAGTTTTTAATAAGATcattgaatatttaaatttaaataacttttcctttttcttgGATTGGGAGGACTGTGAGTGTCTCGAGGGAAGTCAAACATTCGGTTAATGTTCTTATCAGGTAAATGTGAACACGTGGTATAACCTGAGGTcagattttattttcaataaaataattgttttatcttctaaattaattttgtaataatGAGTTAGACAATTTATTTTCTGATATGGTATGAGAACTATTTATTTTAAGCTTTATTATGGTAGCTCTAATGGCGATAAATTCAAATTGAGGAttgggtgtgtttggattgaagaGTAAATAAGTAGGTAGTTGCATAGAGAGGAAAATGAAATTAATGTTTACTGTATTAACACATTAACAGATGTTTTGAGTTACATAGAGTTGCAAAAGGCAAGGGCAAAAGCAAGGAATGGTGCAGAGGGGAAAGTAAAAGGGAAGAAACGAACAGAATAGTAGCAGCATGACAATGAACTTTCATGCTTGGGAGTTTTCAAAAGAAGCAAAGTCCTTACTGCACCCAAAACCTTCTTACacttttttcattcttttgaaCAAACAACTATTTATTACCTATTTATTTACCTATCTTTTTTTATACTGCAACAGTTCTTCGTCACTAACAATTAAaccaatttcaaaatataaaccaTTTAGTTTGAGAATGACGAGGAGTGAAGGAAGAAAGATTTAAAAGGAAAATAGCTTTAATTGAAGAAGGAAGACTTAATTTTTgctttttttcaaatttaatatcaCTACTAATTcagtattataaattttaaaaatacgtTTAAAATTGAACTATATTTAAAACTGGTATCTCAAAAAAACATTCGGGATTTTGATACTTAACGTAATAATTGAATTAAGCGTTAACAGTGGTTGTTTGTTCGGTAATTTAATAGTCTAACGGAACTTAGGAATAATggatcatttatatatattttgttttattttaatttttctcaaAATTCTAAGTTTTAAAATAGAATATTTTAAATGTGACAATTAATCTTTAACGATATTGTTTCAACAAAATTGAAGTTACATACTTATTAAAGATTGAgtataaaaaaacacaaaaaataacttttaaaaataccAATTTTAATATGCACTTACCAAAAAACCTTGGTTAACCTAGTTTTTCTTTAAGGAACTACAACATCATTTTTATAATGCGcttactaaaatatttatttcacttTCGGCCTTTTACTTGTATTGTTTTTTgaatttaatcattttatttttttgtatatgGCAAATATTTGGTTAAGTATTGTCttaatacaataattttattagttttatttaaatttcatgaatagttaatataattaaacatatatttaatttttaataaatatcacGTGTTATTAAAATGAAGATTAAcgttaatatataattaatcttaaataaattactataaattttaaatttacaaaagaaaaaaacaaatgatAAAAGATTCATTTCACCTTACAATTACAGTTATTAAAGACGGAAGAAAGATGCACGTTCAATTACTTCAaacatcaattaaaaattagCTTAAACTCAATAAGACCAAAATTTCACAATTGAATTCACTTTAAAagtcaataaataaaataaaaatagtcaacttaaattgttaaactcaaatgaattaaaattaataaaatgaaaaaaaaaattaaggactCAATacaacaatttaaaattataaaaagtcaCGCAAATTTGAATTGCAAAAAAATAGTAGGCcctaaaaaacttttttttttcaaatcgaaccaaaccaaaacacgaagactttttatgtttatttgaaTATGTTTAAAAAGAATCAAATCAAACCATACCACACACACTCTTAGAAATAATAGGGAAGTTAAACTATGCATAACCAATTTGATCATAATTTCTTAAGCTTATATAACCATATGCTCATAATAAGAATCGAAGTCCGATTTCCTTTTATCTTCTTAAAAACTATAGACGATAGTGTCCTTTATTGTAGAAAAAagctttaaaaaatattttaaagtaaaatttaatCACATTCTTATAATTTTGTATGTACTTTTGTAGTAAATAAAGAATAGAAAATGAAGTGAAGAAGTGGTAACTTCTTTCTCCCTTACCTTAAGCAATGAATGCAAAGTCATGAcaacaaaaagaaataagagTCTGAGTAACCGTAAGAGAGAGTAAtagtaaaaaaacaaaacagttTACGTGAATAGATAATTTAAGGCACCATGAgagtaataaatattatttttgagaAATTTATGCATCAAGAATGTGAATTTGAATgtgtatattattatttgtatttacTTAGCCATTTTGGAAAAAGAAAGTcttacaattatttatttacagTATTAAAGCAAATGAAAAGTAGACGAGAGcatgaagaaaggagatgagTATGTAAAAAGCTTAGGTGAGAGGAGGAAATAGTAAAAGTAGAGGAAAACACAAAAGACGTGTGAACAGTGAGATTCATTAATGGCATGTgaagtgaaaaaataaaataaaaaaggagaagaaggagaagaagaagaagataaagGTTGTTATTTAATGAGTAACAGAGAAGATCATGCTTTTGCTTTGTTCAATGAAACACAGTGAAAGTGTGAATACAATAATAAGAAAAGAAATGGAGGTGGTGGTGTGTGTTacttggtgagagttgaagaggaagaaagagagagaagaaagagagaaaaaaagacgGCTTGAAACGCGGCATGGCGTCGTCGAAGGTTGTCTCGACGAATCCGGATCTGCCACGCGATTCTTCTATATCTCCCCTTACCTCTCTTCTTCTCTCCGATCTGCACCACCCTACCTCCATGGACGACCTCCTCAAGTCCATCACCCCTGTCGCCGCCAAGACCGTCGATGACGTCTGGAAGGAGATCGTTGCCGGCGCTCACCCCCACAACCCCGCTGCCAACGCCTCCGGAGACGGTAATGGCGCCAACGTTAACGCCACCGCCCCTGAGAGCTACGAGGCCATTACCCTCGAGGATTTCCTCACCAAGGCCGGTGCCGTCAGAGAGGAGGACGTCAGAGGGGTTCTGCCCCCTTCCTCTTCTTCCCCTCTCCCCTTCCCTCTCCCTCTCCCTGCTGAAGGCTCCTCTTCCTCCGTGGAGCCCTTTGGAAACGGCGTTGCGCCCTCCAATTCGGTTCACAAAGGGAAGAGAAGGGTCGTGGAGGAACCGGTTGATAAGGCCACTCTGCAGAAGCAGAGGAGAATGATCAAGAATCGAGAATCCGCCGCTAGGTCCCGGGAACGCAAGCAGGTACTTACTCCTCTAACTTTGTCTGATGTTGGCCAAAGCGTTGGAAAAAGTGTTCACTTTTATTGAGGAGGGATACTTGTGGGAAGCCCAAAATCTTTTGTTTTGATGTGGTTTCAAGTTTCGAGGTTGGATTTAGCTTATTGAGAATCTACTGAATTAAATTTAggatttttgttttggtttggtttttgGGTTTGTTGTGGAGCTTATGGTTGGAGCGTTCCTTCCTTGTGCAGGCTTACACATCCGAGCTCGAATATCTGGTTCACCAGTTGGAGCAAGAGAATGCTCGGTTACTTAATGAAGAGGTGATGGTTTGATGACTTTGTTTTGTGTTTATACgagttcttattttttttcagtAATTAGTAATCATGGTTTAGTTGTTGTGGAGGCAGGGTTAGTCCGATTTCCtgttcaaaaattttaaaacttgtATTACTACTGGGAGTCTATGGTTCTAAACTTCCTATTACAATTATCGGAAAAAAAGAATGAGAATCAATGGTTGGTGGTGGGTTTGCAATTTTGTTATTTTGGTCTTTGGGACTCTTGTATTGAATGATTACTTCTGTTGAAAGCATAGAATTGGTTTGGTTCAAAGATTGGTGAGATTCTATCGAGTATTCTTTGAGGGAATGATTTGGTGTTCTCTATTTGTCTggtaaaagtttaaaatttctGTTTAGTAGATTAATACAACTTTATTTGTGAATTGGAGTCCTGTCTTTTGTTGTGAACCTTTCTTTCCGGTTGAagattttttacattttgtgcCTGAAATCTGACTTGTACAATTGGTTTTTGAAATCTTGGTCTTGAATGCAGGCTGAGATGAGAAGGCAGAGGAAAAAGCAGGTATGTAATGTATATGCTCTCTTCTAGACATGTTCAGATGCAAGTTATTTGGTATACATCTTGTCTCACATTTATTCAAGAAGTTCTAGTTTgagataaaaattatattaaattgtaaTTTATACTCTCTTTTGGGATTACTTTTGCGTGTAGTCATTCTTTTATGCTACTCTAACTTATTTACTGGTCCTTATAAACTAAATGGTCCTTATAAACTAAATTCTAATACTAGTGACTATGGCTTTTATTGTACAGAGCATAAAATGATATGACATCTAGATTGTCCCTACTATCATACTTACCTCATCTGGATTACACTTTCATATATTCTTAACTTACACTTTATACACCAATTTAATTGATGTACAACTGATGGTCTCAAGAAGTAATAACCATagtgttacttttttttttatattgtggTTATCACTCTAATCTCTATAACAGTTAATTTCATTTCCTGCAGCTATTTGAGTTCATCATTCCGGTTGAAGAGATGCCTAAACCCAAAAAGAAGCTTCGGAGAGTAAATTCAGCTCAATCATTGTGATGTGTTTTTCATCATTCTCATCAACAAACTAGCTTTGTGACTTGGTGTAGATATAAGGGGTAAAGGTTTAAGAGATTGCATGTAATTGCAAATGCATATTCTCGGAGTGACATTGTATAGAAAAAATAGCTGGGGCCATTTAATCCAAGTAATTTGATTCAACCTGAAAGTATTCTTCTATTGGTCCACAGTTTGTGGATGATCCATGATTTCTGGGTGGGTTTTGCCAGCATTAGGCCTTGTAGGAAAAGTTGAAATAAGAAGTTGTGTTATGATAATTTATGCAATTTGGATGTCATGCTTTGTGGATGAGGTACAACAGTAGGTGAGAGATTGGATGAACAATGTTCAGCAGATTTTAATGTACACTGCCATAGTTTGAAAGATCACATGATTATCACAACTTACTCTTTCAAACTCTCATTTAATAGTTAAATTAAGTTCTGAGTAAAAGATTAGTAGTAAATAAATGACTTATTAATAAAGGTacaaatatgttatttttgacAAAAGATAACCTTTGAAACTAAAATATGTGGTTTTACTTTTTGGTATTGGGAAAAGGGAAGTTTTGGAGGTTGAGAATGAAGGTTGTTAGTTGCtgttttatttatcttttatttggGGTTGAACCCCAAAACTTAGTGCTCATGTCACTGCACTTTTCAATCACCTAGCTAACATCAACATGGGGAATCGAACCTATGAAATTGTTCATTGAAAgatatttgtttcttatttaatAATGCATAAGcccaaacaaaagaaaatacaaaaaagtaATGCCACAAACACCAGGAGTGAATTAGAACACACTTGTAGGCTTCTCTAACCTTTTATCACGATAGATAATtctataatttttaagaaatttaatacaacaaatttgaatttttttctattttaaattatttaacttttcaaatatttaatttcaataagataatttaaaattattaagttttaacttttttattcaagtataatatttaattattaccaaatacaaaatatattactttaaccttctatatatataaaaaataatcattacaaactttaataaaaaaacacttgGCTGACATTTAAAAAAAGTGTTATCAACTTCAGatatttatattgagaaatAATTCTTACCTAAATAGTACTGAtagtattatttaaaaaataatttatattaatatcaattaaaaaaactgatttatattgattaaaaagCTTTAAATTTATTGGTCGTGGTTTTGGGATTGGAGAGTAGTTCACGCAAAGTAAGGATGATTTTTCTGCActtctatatttttcttcctgcactcccacaaaaaatatattatattaaaagttagaaaatataaatgccaattcttttttttttttaccattcAAAGATGGGTGTATGGGACAGAAGAGCTCGTGTGTTCGGGACCTCGATCCAAGTATTTGGATATGATCAGCTCGATTTTGGGCCCAAAAGCAGGTCCTGGGTTCGTCCTAGTTTCGTTGGTAAACCCGATGaagtataattaaaatagagaaaataataagtttggtcatatattaatataaaactattagttaaatatatatgtcGATATATATTAAGTTGTTAGAATAGAATATATATGAATATAGCAGAAAGCTGTTAGTTGAATATATGCATAAAGTTGTTGGTTGAATATATAAAACTGTAAAATAAGTAGAGAGCACCCAAGAATAAA
The sequence above is a segment of the Phaseolus vulgaris cultivar G19833 chromosome 2, P. vulgaris v2.0, whole genome shotgun sequence genome. Coding sequences within it:
- the LOC137811796 gene encoding G-box-binding factor 4-like, whose product is MASSKVVSTNPDLPRDSSISPLTSLLLSDLHHPTSMDDLLKSITPVAAKTVDDVWKEIVAGAHPHNPAANASGDGNGANVNATAPESYEAITLEDFLTKAGAVREEDVRGVLPPSSSSPLPFPLPLPAEGSSSSVEPFGNGVAPSNSVHKGKRRVVEEPVDKATLQKQRRMIKNRESAARSRERKQAYTSELEYLVHQLEQENARLLNEEAEMRRQRKKQLFEFIIPVEEMPKPKKKLRRVNSAQSL